One part of the Bacteroidia bacterium genome encodes these proteins:
- a CDS encoding helix-hairpin-helix domain-containing protein produces the protein MKKQYSKSKNTCKVTFSLPAEATSGASSVTLLGDFNEWKEEAGIPLKPQKDGSYRTQVELSNGQKYEFRYLVDGYRWENDYAADKYVPSPYPGIDNCVVEIENHIPKAASKSKSKKDDLRKIEGIGPKIAGLLKEEGVSSFKDLASTSVEKLKEVLVKAGPRFKMHSPLTWPQQAQLAADGKWEELKKLQDELVGGR, from the coding sequence ATGAAAAAGCAGTATTCCAAATCCAAAAACACCTGCAAGGTGACCTTTTCCCTACCTGCAGAAGCCACATCGGGTGCAAGTTCTGTAACCCTTTTAGGCGACTTCAATGAGTGGAAAGAAGAAGCAGGGATTCCCCTAAAACCCCAAAAGGACGGCTCCTATAGGACACAGGTAGAGCTTTCTAATGGCCAGAAATACGAATTTCGTTATCTGGTAGATGGATATCGCTGGGAAAACGACTACGCCGCTGATAAATATGTTCCTTCTCCCTATCCAGGTATTGACAATTGCGTGGTGGAGATTGAAAATCATATTCCTAAAGCGGCAAGTAAAAGCAAAAGTAAAAAAGATGATCTTCGCAAGATTGAAGGCATCGGTCCCAAGATTGCAGGACTTCTAAAAGAAGAAGGAGTTTCTAGCTTCAAAGACCTCGCATCTACTTCCGTGGAAAAACTGAAAGAAGTTTTGGTAAAAGCCGGCCCCAGGTTCAAAATGCATTCTCCCCTTACCTGGCCGCAGCAAGCACAATTGGCTGCTGATGGAAAATGGGAGGAACTTAAGAAGTTGCAAGACGAACTTGTAGGAGGTAGGTAG
- a CDS encoding ATP-binding protein codes for MEDSSFNKVLQRAIESSKTGVVIADYQLPDIPLIYINPIFEEMTGYTVEECLGKNCRFLQGPDTDPEQVTIIREAIKNGKECKVRLLNYRKDGTSFWNELSLSPVFDEAGILTHYIGIQDDISKEIENEEKLKTARAAAESASKLKTEFLNIISHELRTPLTVMLGNLPLLKDPEQMPDNEEVAEIASDIEESGLHLLELINELLDISRIEEGRMKLDRQNLSVKDCLEDALHQVHHLADHKGLEIKINEQADFIFFADQMRVKQILINLLGNAIKFTDEGFIEITTDVNEQMGLISIRDTGCGIEEKFLPHVFDVFRRADGTVTRARSGSGLGLAITKKLVNIQEGRIEAESTFGQGSTFSIFFPIIS; via the coding sequence ATGGAGGATTCCTCATTTAACAAAGTACTTCAAAGAGCTATTGAAAGTTCCAAGACCGGAGTAGTCATTGCAGATTATCAATTGCCGGATATTCCTTTGATCTATATCAATCCCATTTTTGAAGAAATGACGGGCTATACGGTTGAAGAGTGTCTGGGAAAGAATTGTAGATTTCTTCAGGGTCCGGATACTGATCCGGAACAAGTCACTATCATTCGTGAAGCTATTAAAAATGGAAAGGAGTGTAAGGTCCGTCTCCTGAATTACCGAAAAGACGGTACAAGCTTTTGGAACGAACTCAGCCTTTCCCCTGTTTTTGATGAAGCAGGAATACTTACTCACTATATCGGCATACAGGATGATATAAGTAAGGAGATCGAAAATGAGGAAAAACTAAAAACTGCGAGAGCAGCTGCAGAATCGGCGAGCAAACTTAAAACAGAATTCCTGAATATCATTAGTCACGAACTACGCACTCCTCTAACCGTCATGTTGGGAAATCTTCCCTTGTTAAAGGACCCTGAGCAAATGCCGGACAATGAAGAGGTGGCTGAAATTGCAAGTGATATTGAAGAATCGGGCCTTCACCTCCTCGAACTCATCAATGAATTGCTGGATATATCTCGCATAGAGGAAGGCAGAATGAAACTCGATAGACAAAACCTTTCTGTGAAAGATTGTCTGGAAGATGCCTTGCATCAGGTCCATCATTTAGCCGATCATAAAGGACTGGAAATAAAAATCAATGAGCAGGCTGATTTTATCTTCTTTGCTGATCAGATGCGGGTAAAACAAATCCTGATCAACCTTCTGGGAAATGCGATAAAATTTACAGATGAAGGTTTTATAGAAATTACCACGGATGTAAATGAGCAAATGGGATTGATAAGCATCCGGGATACAGGATGTGGAATTGAGGAAAAATTTCTCCCTCATGTTTTTGATGTCTTCAGGAGAGCAGATGGTACGGTAACTCGGGCTAGAAGTGGATCTGGCTTAGGACTGGCAATTACAAAGAAATTGGTAAATATTCAGGAGGGTAGAATAGAGGCGGAAAGTACATTTGGACAAGGAAGCACCTTCAGCATTTTCTTTCCTATTATTTCTTAA
- a CDS encoding response regulator, with amino-acid sequence MAHILFVDDNPRILEMLRRRFEKMDHQVSSANNAEIAENILKKELIDIICLDYMMPDQSGFDFIQDFHQKDRIPVIMMTAHSSMNLAIEFMKAGGADFIEKPIDVEVLHIKINRALHSFQQIRDAQDARDHSEQELRKSNQKLQKRHKELENLYEELDQFTSSVSHELRGPLRQIGMLSQLLEKKGAKCLDNNEKVMLGSIKDSAIRLTHLVNELLSFSKMSQDDMQVKEINTLEMVRTVVNEVLEAHPEQKHEVEIGELPLIEADPVLIRQVFINLIDNALKYSSKKDFSQIEIGCKRGEEEEIFYVKDNGVGFDPKMVDELYKGFRRLHDPDDFDGTGIGLVNVKRIIQRHHGKVWAESKENEGATFYFSLPH; translated from the coding sequence ATGGCCCACATCCTATTTGTTGATGATAATCCACGAATTCTTGAAATGCTTAGAAGGCGTTTTGAGAAAATGGATCATCAGGTTTCCAGTGCGAATAATGCCGAAATAGCTGAAAATATTTTAAAAAAGGAGCTAATAGATATCATTTGCCTGGACTATATGATGCCGGACCAAAGCGGCTTTGATTTTATTCAAGACTTCCATCAAAAGGATCGAATTCCGGTAATCATGATGACCGCCCACTCATCCATGAATCTAGCTATAGAATTCATGAAGGCGGGGGGAGCAGATTTTATAGAAAAGCCGATTGATGTAGAAGTTTTGCATATCAAAATAAACCGAGCCCTGCATAGCTTCCAACAAATCCGGGATGCCCAGGATGCCCGAGATCATTCTGAACAAGAACTCCGAAAAAGCAACCAAAAACTCCAAAAGAGACATAAGGAATTGGAGAATTTGTATGAAGAGTTGGACCAATTCACCTCTTCCGTATCTCACGAACTGAGAGGCCCACTAAGACAAATCGGTATGCTTTCACAGCTCCTGGAAAAAAAGGGAGCAAAGTGTCTCGATAACAATGAGAAAGTGATGTTGGGCAGTATTAAAGATTCTGCGATCCGTCTTACCCATCTGGTTAACGAATTATTGAGTTTTTCCAAGATGTCTCAGGACGATATGCAGGTTAAAGAGATCAATACCCTCGAGATGGTTCGTACGGTTGTAAATGAAGTCCTTGAGGCACATCCTGAGCAGAAACATGAAGTCGAAATAGGGGAATTACCCTTAATAGAAGCGGATCCCGTACTCATACGGCAGGTATTCATCAACCTTATCGACAACGCCCTCAAATACTCCAGTAAAAAAGACTTTTCGCAGATCGAGATTGGATGTAAACGGGGTGAGGAAGAAGAGATTTTTTATGTAAAGGACAATGGAGTCGGCTTTGATCCCAAAATGGTTGATGAGCTGTACAAAGGCTTTCGGAGGCTGCACGATCCGGATGATTTTGATGGTACAGGTATTGGCCTGGTAAATGTCAAACGAATCATTCAGCGACATCATGGAAAAGTATGGGCGGAAAGCAAAGAAAATGAGGGAGCTACTTTTTATTTTTCACTCCCTCATTGA
- a CDS encoding O-acetylhomoserine aminocarboxypropyltransferase/cysteine synthase family protein: MSERRKFGFETRMLHAGHIPDAVTGARAVPIYQTTSYVFDDADKAAQLFELKQYGNIYTRINNPTTAVFEERVASLENGTGALATASGMAAQFATLMTLLNPGDEVVASSHLYGGTMTQFVHTLQKLNVKVHFVDPTKMEEWEKAITPQTRMLYGETIGNPQGSILDIERISALAKQKKIPLVIDNTFASPYLCQPLEHGADIVVHSATKFIGGHGSSIGGVIVDSGKFDFSNYPSIADPTPAYHDLKFYETFGHYGFLMKARTVTLRDTGACISPFNAFMLIQGLETLSIRMDRHVQNALAIAQFLQNHKEVAWVKYAGLKDSPYHELSKKYTPKGPGAVFSFGLKAGKGDVRQKGKDFIENLNLFSHLANVGDARSLVIHPASTTHQQLSDDELKAAGISPELIRFSVGLETLEDLLWDLEQSFHAISR, translated from the coding sequence ATGTCTGAAAGAAGAAAATTTGGCTTTGAAACGAGGATGCTCCATGCCGGGCACATCCCCGACGCAGTTACAGGAGCAAGAGCAGTACCTATTTATCAAACGACTTCTTACGTCTTTGATGATGCTGATAAAGCCGCTCAATTATTTGAGCTAAAACAATACGGCAACATCTACACCCGAATCAATAATCCGACTACCGCTGTATTTGAGGAAAGGGTAGCTTCTCTTGAAAATGGAACCGGAGCCCTGGCTACGGCTTCCGGCATGGCCGCTCAGTTTGCGACTTTGATGACCTTGCTTAATCCGGGGGATGAGGTAGTAGCTTCTTCGCATTTGTATGGCGGTACCATGACTCAGTTTGTCCATACCCTGCAAAAACTCAATGTCAAGGTACACTTCGTAGATCCGACAAAGATGGAGGAATGGGAAAAAGCCATCACTCCTCAAACTCGAATGTTGTATGGAGAAACTATTGGAAATCCGCAGGGAAGTATCCTGGATATTGAGAGGATCTCGGCTTTGGCCAAACAGAAAAAAATACCCCTCGTTATAGACAATACCTTTGCATCCCCTTATCTCTGTCAACCCTTGGAGCATGGAGCGGATATTGTCGTTCATTCAGCCACCAAATTTATCGGCGGACATGGAAGTTCGATAGGTGGTGTGATCGTAGATTCGGGGAAATTTGATTTCAGCAATTACCCTAGTATAGCCGATCCAACTCCCGCCTATCACGATCTCAAATTTTATGAGACATTTGGGCACTATGGCTTTTTGATGAAAGCGCGTACGGTAACGCTTAGGGACACGGGAGCATGTATTTCTCCTTTCAATGCTTTCATGTTGATTCAAGGCCTGGAGACGCTTTCGATTCGTATGGATCGTCATGTTCAAAATGCCCTTGCAATTGCTCAATTCCTCCAAAATCACAAAGAGGTAGCCTGGGTAAAATATGCGGGATTGAAAGATAGTCCCTACCATGAGCTCTCAAAGAAGTATACTCCCAAAGGGCCAGGAGCGGTCTTTTCTTTTGGATTAAAAGCAGGCAAAGGAGATGTACGGCAAAAGGGAAAAGATTTTATTGAAAATTTGAATCTCTTTTCTCATTTGGCCAATGTGGGAGATGCCAGAAGTCTGGTTATTCATCCGGCCTCAACTACGCATCAACAGCTTTCAGACGACGAACTGAAAGCTGCAGGCATCAGTCCTGAACTTATTCGTTTTTCTGTAGGATTAGAAACTTTAGAAGATTTATTATGGGATCTGGAACAGTCCTTTCATGCGATATCTCGATGA
- a CDS encoding CoA-binding protein, giving the protein MNTKLNAEERALYQNPNEIRQLLGTAHTIAMVGLSDKPERPSNFVASYLLSEGYKVIPVNPRKEEILGQKSYPDLKSIPEKVDMVDIFRAAPFCGPIVEEAIEIGAKAVWLQLGILNRDAAAAAKAAGLISIMDRCVKMEHGRYNGSLHWVGMNTEIISAKKAKRFF; this is encoded by the coding sequence ATGAATACCAAGCTCAATGCAGAAGAGCGAGCTTTGTATCAAAACCCTAATGAAATCCGACAATTACTCGGAACTGCACATACCATAGCCATGGTAGGTTTATCGGATAAACCCGAAAGGCCCAGCAATTTTGTTGCTTCCTATCTCCTTTCAGAAGGCTACAAAGTGATTCCGGTCAATCCGAGAAAAGAGGAAATTCTTGGTCAAAAGTCTTATCCTGATCTTAAGAGCATTCCGGAGAAAGTGGATATGGTAGATATCTTTCGGGCAGCTCCTTTTTGTGGGCCGATAGTTGAGGAGGCGATAGAGATTGGGGCGAAAGCTGTTTGGCTGCAGTTAGGCATTCTGAATAGGGATGCAGCGGCAGCAGCAAAAGCGGCGGGCCTGATCAGTATTATGGATCGCTGTGTCAAAATGGAGCATGGCCGTTATAATGGCAGCCTGCATTGGGTGGGAATGAATACAGAAATCATTTCTGCAAAAAAAGCAAAGAGATTCTTTTAG
- a CDS encoding glycosyltransferase family 1 protein → MDHVAVNTRLLLPGKLEGISRFAFELLSRVVTSHPDTQFSFLFDRPFDPAYVFGENVHPYVIPPQARHPLLWYSWFHLMVPRKLNMLKPDVFFSPEFYLTSHKEIPQVSTIHDLAYEHHPEDIGKLAARYCRHYSPKYAAAAKKIITVSAFSKQDIVNTYGTKADKIEVVYNAAGKQFKPLREEEKAKVREKFSQGKPFFHFVGTIQPRKNLENLLRAFDQFKSQHENPCQLLLVGRKGWKYEGALKAFESMRNKDAVHFTGFVSDEELNQIYAASEALAYVPYFEGFGIPLVEAMQSETAIISSNVSSLPEVAGEAALMVDPRDPAAIADALQKLWQDKVFKSQLIAKGQRQVQQFNWEQSAQKLWEVLLSASRS, encoded by the coding sequence ATGGATCACGTAGCGGTCAACACCCGATTATTGCTCCCCGGAAAGCTAGAAGGCATCAGTAGATTTGCTTTCGAGCTCTTAAGCCGTGTGGTAACATCTCATCCGGATACGCAATTCAGTTTTCTATTCGATCGGCCTTTTGATCCTGCTTATGTATTTGGGGAAAATGTACATCCCTATGTGATCCCTCCTCAGGCCAGACATCCCTTGCTTTGGTACAGCTGGTTTCATCTGATGGTGCCACGAAAATTGAACATGCTAAAGCCGGATGTTTTCTTTTCTCCCGAATTTTACCTGACTTCCCATAAAGAAATTCCGCAGGTTTCGACCATTCACGACCTGGCCTACGAACATCATCCTGAGGATATAGGCAAACTGGCGGCTCGCTATTGCCGGCATTATTCTCCCAAATATGCTGCTGCCGCAAAAAAAATCATTACTGTATCAGCATTCAGCAAGCAGGACATCGTAAATACGTATGGAACGAAAGCTGATAAGATTGAAGTGGTTTACAATGCAGCGGGCAAGCAATTTAAGCCTTTGAGGGAAGAAGAAAAGGCAAAGGTTCGGGAAAAATTCAGCCAGGGAAAACCATTTTTTCATTTTGTAGGCACCATTCAGCCCCGCAAAAACCTGGAGAATCTGCTCCGAGCTTTCGATCAATTCAAAAGCCAACACGAGAATCCTTGTCAACTTTTATTAGTGGGGCGAAAGGGATGGAAATATGAGGGAGCCCTAAAGGCATTCGAAAGCATGCGGAACAAAGATGCTGTTCATTTCACAGGCTTTGTTTCTGATGAGGAGTTGAATCAAATCTATGCAGCTTCAGAAGCCCTGGCCTATGTTCCCTATTTCGAAGGCTTTGGCATTCCTCTGGTTGAAGCCATGCAAAGTGAAACGGCTATTATTTCCAGCAACGTCAGCTCTTTGCCAGAGGTCGCCGGGGAAGCAGCCCTTATGGTAGACCCCAGAGATCCTGCAGCAATTGCAGATGCTTTACAAAAGCTTTGGCAGGATAAAGTCTTCAAAAGTCAATTGATTGCGAAAGGGCAAAGGCAGGTTCAGCAATTTAATTGGGAGCAAAGTGCCCAAAAGCTTTGGGAAGTTTTGCTTTCTGCAAGCAGAAGCTAG
- a CDS encoding enoyl-CoA hydratase, with amino-acid sequence MNESSVRYTEQGAIATLTLNRPAQYNALNMELLENLGQHLDQIAKREDIRVVILAAEGKAFCPGHDLKEMRGDRSQKYGDALFGKCSEVMLKIHKLPQAVIAQVQGVATAAGCQLVGTCDLAVAAEHARFATSGINMGLFCSTPAVALSRNVGRKKSMEMLLTGEFLTAKEAQAEGLVNRVVPADELEEATLALAQNIAAKSPASVRIGKEMFYKQLNMGLEDAYAYASERIVCNMMEDDVEEGLNAFVEKRKPEWGKKKVQ; translated from the coding sequence ATGAACGAATCATCCGTACGCTATACAGAGCAGGGCGCCATTGCGACCCTCACCCTCAATCGCCCGGCACAGTACAATGCCCTCAATATGGAGCTATTGGAAAATCTGGGACAGCATCTTGATCAGATCGCTAAAAGAGAGGATATCCGGGTTGTCATCCTGGCAGCAGAGGGCAAAGCCTTTTGTCCGGGCCATGACCTCAAAGAGATGAGAGGCGACAGAAGCCAGAAATATGGAGATGCCCTTTTTGGGAAATGCAGTGAAGTAATGCTGAAGATTCACAAATTGCCTCAAGCAGTCATTGCACAGGTGCAGGGAGTAGCAACGGCTGCTGGCTGTCAATTGGTAGGGACTTGCGATCTGGCTGTTGCGGCTGAACATGCAAGGTTTGCGACTTCAGGGATCAATATGGGGCTGTTTTGTTCTACCCCTGCCGTAGCTTTGAGCAGAAATGTGGGAAGAAAGAAGTCTATGGAAATGTTATTGACAGGGGAATTCCTGACTGCGAAAGAAGCGCAGGCAGAAGGACTGGTCAATCGTGTGGTTCCCGCTGATGAACTGGAGGAAGCCACCCTTGCATTGGCACAAAACATTGCAGCAAAATCCCCAGCCTCTGTTCGAATTGGAAAAGAGATGTTTTACAAACAACTCAATATGGGCCTTGAAGATGCCTATGCCTATGCAAGTGAACGGATTGTTTGTAATATGATGGAGGATGATGTAGAAGAAGGATTAAATGCTTTCGTGGAAAAGCGGAAGCCCGAATGGGGAAAGAAAAAAGTACAATAA
- a CDS encoding response regulator, whose translation MEKRILIIDDDKKVARMLYRRIKRMGIEPVLVNTGKEGLEKSIELEPELILLDIRMPGMDGYTVAKKLRERGYPGIIVACSASIGAKETQLTTEAGCDDFIAKPIDEHFENKILTLIS comes from the coding sequence ATGGAAAAACGAATCCTAATCATAGATGATGACAAAAAGGTAGCCCGTATGCTTTACCGCCGAATAAAGCGCATGGGAATTGAGCCGGTTCTAGTAAACACAGGCAAAGAAGGCCTGGAGAAAAGCATCGAGCTTGAGCCAGAACTCATTCTGCTAGACATTCGCATGCCGGGTATGGATGGCTATACAGTTGCAAAAAAGCTACGAGAAAGAGGTTATCCCGGAATCATAGTTGCCTGTTCAGCATCTATAGGAGCAAAAGAAACACAACTGACTACCGAAGCGGGCTGCGATGATTTTATTGCAAAACCCATAGATGAACATTTTGAAAATAAGATCTTAACCCTGATTAGTTAA